The sequence CCCTCGATGCCGGTGTTGGCGACGTAGAGCGGCAGGGTGGTGGTCTCGCCCGCCGGACCGCCGCCGGTGAGGGTGTAGAGCAGGTCGACGTTGTTGAACTCCCAGACACCGCGCAGCAGGGTGGACAGGATGATCGCGTCGCGCAGGTGCGGCAGGGTGATGTGGAAGAACTGGCGCAGCCGCCCGGCGCCGTCGACCGAGGCCGCCTCGTACAGCTCCTTGGAGACGGACTGGAGGTCGGCGAGGATGAGGATGGCGAAGAAGGGGACGCCGCGCCAGAGTTCGGCGACGGTCGCGGCCCAGAAGACGGTGCCGGTGTCCGAGAGGACGGAGGTGCCGTAGTCACCGATCCCGGCGTCCGCGAGGTATCGGCTGAAGCCGGTCGAGGAGTTGTAGAGCAGGATCCAGATGGTGCTGGTCAGCACCCCGGAGACGGCCCACGGCGAGAAGACCATGGCGCGGGAGATGCCGCGGCCGACGAAGGACTGGTTGACGATCAGGGCCAGGGCGAGGCCGAGCGTCAGCTGGAGCGCGACCTGGGTGACCACCCACTGGGCGCTGAAGCCCAGCGTCGTCCAGAACTGGTCGTCCTCGGTGAAGATCCGGGTGAAGTTGTCGAATCCGGCGAAGCCGTTCCGCCACGGCTTGGTGACGTTGTAGTTCTGCAGACTGTAGTAGAAGACGCTGATCACCGGGTAGGCGATGAAGCCCAGCATCAGCAGCCCGGCCGGGGCGATCAGCAGGTACGGCAGTCGGCGGGGGCTCGCCGAACGGCGCCGGGGCACCTTGGGCGGTTTGGCCACGGCTGCGGCTTGGGCCATGACACGTCTCCGTTCTCTGTGAAGTGCGGGGCGGGGCGGGGTCCCGCGTGGTGTGCGCAAGCGCTTCCCGCATGGCGTTCGGCGGGCCGAACGGGGCGGTGCGCCGGGGTTCCGTACGGCCCTCTCGGGCCGCTTCCTCGTTCACCGGCTCCGTCGGCCGCGTTGCGTACCGGCTTCGGGGCCGCGTCGCGTACGGGCTTCGCCGGCCGCGGCCCTCGCTCAGCCCGCGTACGGGTCGGGCACTTCTCCCTGCCTGGCCAGGAAGGCGAAGTCGCAGCCGGTGTCGGCCTGGGTGATCTGGTCCTGGTAGAGCGCGCCGTAGCCGCGCCCGTAACGGGCGGGCGGCGGTGTCCACTCGGCCCGGCGCCGCTCCAACTCGGCTTCGCTCACGTCCAGATGGAGGCGGCGCGCCGCGACGTCCAGGGTGATCGGGTCACCGGTGCGGACGAGGGCGAGGGGGCCGCCGACGTACGACTCCGGCGCGATGTGCAGGACGCACGCCCCGTAACTGGTGCCGCTCATCCGGGCGTCGGAGATCCGCACCATGTCCCGTACACCCTGCTTGAGCAGGTAGTCGGGGATCGGCAGCATGCCGTACTCGGGCATCCCGGGCCCGCCCTTGGGTCCCGCGTTGCGCAGCACCAGGACATGGTCCGCCGTCAGCGCCAGGGCCGGGTCGTTGATGGTGCGCTGCATCTCGCGGTAGTCGTCGAAGACGACCGCGGGGCCGGTGTGCCGCAGCAGACCCGGCTCGGCGGCGATGTGCTTGATGACCGCCCCGTCCGGGCAGAGGTTGCCGCGCAGTACGGCCACGCCCCCCTCCTCGGCCAGCGGGTCGTCCCGGTCCCGGATGACGTCGGCGTTGTGCACGAGCGCCCCGTCGAGCTGTTCGCGCAGGGTGTCGTGCGCGACGGTGGGACGGTCCAGGTGCAGTACGTCGGTGAGCCGGGCCAGGAATCCGGGCAGCCCGCCCGCGAAGTGGAAGTCCTCCATCAGGTATTTCCCGCCGGGGCGGAGGTTGGCGAGCACGGGGACGGTGCGGGCGATCCGGTCGAAGTCGTCCAGGGTGAGCCTCACCCCCGAGCGGCCGGCCATCGCGATGAGGTGGATGACGGCGTTGGTGGACCCGCCGAGCGCGAGGACGGTGGCGACGGCGTCCTCGTACGCCTCCGGGGTGAGGATCTGCGACAGCTTCCGCTGCTGCCAGACCAGTTCGACGATCCGGAGCCCGGACCGCGCCGCCATCCGGTCGTGGCCGGAGTCGACGGCGGGGATGGACGAGGCACCGGGCACCGTGACGCCCAGCGCCTCGGCGGCGGCCGTCAGCGTGGAGGCCGTCCCCATGGTCATGCAGTGGCCGGGCGAACGGGCGAGCCCGCTCTCCAGCTCGGCCATCTCGCAGTCGCCGATGAGCCCGGCCCGCTTGTCGTCCCAGTACTTCCACATGTCCGTGCCGGAGCCGAGCACTTCGTCGCGCCAGTGCCCCGGCAGCATCGGACCGGCCGGGACGAAGACGGTCGGCAGGTCGACGGAGGCGGCGCCCATCAGCAGTGCGGGCGTGGACTTGTCGCAGCCGCCCAGCAGCACCGCACCGTCGACGGGGTAGGAGCGCAGCAGTTCCTCCGTCTCCATCGCCAGCATGTTGCGGTAGAGCATCGGGGTCGGCTTCTGGAAGGTCTCCGAGAGGGTGGAGACCGGGAATTCGAGCGGGAAGCCGCCCGCCTGCCAGACGCCCCGCTTGACCGCCTGCGCCCGTTCGCGCAGATGGACATGGCAGGGGTTGATGTCGGACCAGGTGTTGAGGATCGCGACGACCGGCTTGCCCAGGTGCTCCTCGGGCAGATAGCCGAGCTGGCGGGTGCGGGCGCGGTGACTGAACGAGCGGAGCCCGTCGGTCCCGTACCACTGGTGGCTGCGCAGCTCCTCGGGGGCGATCCGGCCGCTCATATGGACCACCCGGCGACCTGGTCGGCGACCTCGGCGCGCTGCGCCCGTGGCAGCACCCGGCTCGGGGCGCGTACGTCGCGGCGGCAGAGTCCGAGGGAGGCCAGGGCCTCCTTGACGACAGTGACGTTGTTGGCGGACTGCCGGTCCGCGCGCAGCTCCTCGAAGCGGCGGATCCGCTCCCAGACCTTCATCGCGCCCGCGTAGTCACCGGCCCGCAGCGCCTCCAGCATGGCCATCGAGACGCCCGGGGCGACGTTGACGAGGCCGGAGGTGAAGCCGGTGGCGCCGGTGGCGAAGTAGGAGGGGGCGTACAGCTCGGCGAGGCCCGCGATCCAGACGAACCGCTCCAGCCCGGCGTCCCGGGCGAAGGCTCCGAAGCGGGCCGCGTCCGGGACGGCGTACTTCACGCCGATGACGTTGGGGCAGCTGTCGGCGAGGTCGGCCAGCGCTTCGCCGCCCAGCAGCGGGTTGCGGATGTACGGGACGACACCGAGTTCGGGTACGGCCCCGGCGATGGCCCGGTGGTAGTCGGCCCAGCCGTCCTGCGAGACGTATGGGTGGACCGGCTGGTGCACCATCACCATCTCGGCCCCGGTGTCCCGGGCGTGCTCGGCGGCGGCCACGGCGGTCGGTACGTCATGGCCGACGCCGACCAGGATCGTGGCCCGGCCGCCCGCCTCGTCGACGGTCAGCTCGGTGACGGTGCGCCGCTCGTCGGGGGTGAGCGCGTAGAACTCCCCGGTGTTCCCGTTCGGGGTGAGGACGCGGACGCCGCCGTCGAGCAGCCTGTTCAGCAGGGCGCGGTGCGCCGCCGTGTCGATGGTGCCGTCCTCGGCGAACGGGGTCACCGGGATCGCCACGACATCCGCGAGGGCTGACTTCAGCGGGGAGAGGTCCATGCGGGCCGGCCTTTCGTCGGTGTGCTTCACGTTCATGCCGTCGCGCCCCCGTCCGCGTCGGCGGGGAACGCGCGGCTGACGAACGACGCGATGTGGTCGTGCAGCGCCCCGGCGGCGGCCGCCGCGTCGGCGGTGAGCGCGAGCCGCAGGATCTCCCGGTGCTCGGCCGCCTCCCGCTCCCAGGTCGGGATGGCCGCCCAGGCGACGGTCGACACGAGGGCGGCCTGGTCACGGACCTCGTCGAGCATCCGGGACAGCAGCGGGTTGCCGCAGGGGAGATAGAGCGCCCGGTGGAAGTCCCGGTTGGCCAGCGACCGTTCGGCCTTGTCCTCGGCCGAGTCGGCCCGCTCCAGGGCCTCCTGGGCCGCTTCGAGAGAGGCCCTGCGGGTGATGGAGCGGCGCAGCGCCTCGGGTTCCAGGAGCAGGCGCACGTCGTACACCTCCCGGGCCATCGTCGCGTCGACGAGCCGCACGGTGACGCCCTTGTACTGGCTCATGACGACGAGCCCGGTACCGGCGAGCGTCTTCAGCGCCTCGCGCACGGGGGTCTTCGACACCCCGAACTGCGCGGCGAGTTCGGTCTCGACGAGCGCCTGCCCTGGTCTCAGCTGCGCCGTGAGGATCGCGTGCTTGATCGCCTCCAGCACGTACTGGGTGCGGGACGGAATCGGGGTGGGCGCAAAGGTCATGGGTGAAGGGCTCTCGCATCTCGCGTATCGCGTCTCATATATGACGTACGAAGTACGACGCGATGAAGCTAGAGCGGTCCCGAATGTTTCGTCAACGCTTCTGACAAAAGAAGTTGTGGGGTGCCGGGGCCCGGTCCGGTCGGCGGAAGCTCTAGGGAATCTGCCCGATGCCCCGCCTCCTCCTTAGTCACGACCCTGGTCCGTATGACAGATGTGCAGGTCAGGGAGGCGGGGAGAGCGCGATGGCGGGTTCGGCGATGGGCAGGGTGCTGCGGGATCGCACGGCGGGGCGGTATCTGGCGGGCGTGGTCGTCTCCGGTTTCGGGACCTCGGCGATGTGGCTCACGGCCGGGATCTGGGTCAAGTCCCTGACGGGTTCGGACTCGTTGGCGGCGCTGACCGTCTTCGCGATGTGGGCGCCGGTGCTGGTCGGCCCCGCGCTCGGCGCGGTGGCGGACCGGCTGCCCGACAAGCCGCTGCTGGTCCGGGTGAACGTCGCGATGGCGGGTCTGCTGACCACCTTGCTGCTGGTGGATTCGGCCGGGCGGATCTGGCTGGTCTTCGTGGTTCTGGTGCTCTACGGGGTGGGCGGGGTGCTCGTGGACGCCGCGGAGGCGACCCTGATCGCCCGGTCGGTGGACACGCGGCTGCTGGGCGATCTCAACGGGCTGCGCATGAGTGCGGGCGAGGGCATGAAGCTGCTCGCACCGCTCGCGGGCGCGGGTCTGTACGCCCGGTTCGGCGGCGGGACGGTGGCGGTGCTGGACGCGGCGACCTTCGCCCTCGCCGCCCTGGTCTTCGCGCGGCTGCCGGTACGCGAGCGGGTACGGGAACGGGCGGGCTTCCGACCCGCGAAAGGGGCCCGCTGGGGCGAACTGGCGGCGGGTGCACGGCAGGTGCGGGAGTCACCGACGCTGCGGCCACTGGTGTACGCGGGGTCGGTGACGATGCTGCTCGCCGGGCTGAACGGAGCCGCGACCTACGCCTACGTCGATGATGTACTGGGCCGCTCCCCCGCCTACGCCGGGCTGTTGTACGCGGTGCAGGGCGCCGGTTCGGTCGTGGTCGGGCTGCTGGCGGGGACGCTGCTGCGGCGGCTGGGGGAGCGGAGGTTCGCGGCGGCCGGGACGGCACTGTTCGCGGCGGCGGTGGCGGCGCGGGCGCTGCCGTACGAGGCGGTGGGTCCGGTGACCGCGGCGGCGATCGGGTTCGGGCTGCCGTGTGTGCTGATCACCGCGATGACGGCGGTGCAGCGGGAGACGCCGGACGCGGTGCTCGGCCGGACGGCGGCCACCGCCAACTCGCTGATGATGGCGCCCAACGCGGTGGCGCTGGCGCTCGGCGCCGGGCTGGTCGCGGTGCTGGACACCCGGGTGCTGCTGTCCCTGACGGGCGCGGCGGGGCTGTTCGCGGCGGCGGTGCTGGTCCTGGGCGGCCGGGGGCGGCGGTACGGGGACCGGCACGCCGGAGCACGGACCGGCGGGGGCGGCTGACGGGCGCCCCCACCGGTCCGGTCCCGTCATCGCCCGATGCGTGCCAGCGCTTCGGTGACGGCCCTGAGGTCCGGGCCGGAGGCCAGCCCGGCGTGGTACAGGCGCAGTTGGTTCGCGCCGAGGGAGGCGGCGTGGGCCGCGTCCCGCTCCAGCGTGCCGGGGCTGCCGCCCATCCCGCTCACCACACCGAAGTTGGCGGCGAGCACCCCGGACCGTCCGGTGAACGGCCCGAGGACGGCCTCGCGCGCCGCGTCGCCGCCGGCGCAGGGCAGCACCACACCGTCGGCCACGGCGAGGATGTGTTCCGCGTCGACGCCGACGTTGGCGCCGGAGCGGTACGGGGCGGGGTCGGCGTGCAGCAGGACCTGGAAGTCCGGCCCGGCCGCCGCCCTTACCGCGGCGACCGCGGACTCCTGGAGGGCGCGGGCGGTCCGGGTCCGCCACCGGAGGGTGGCCGCGGCGAGGTCGGGGCCGAGGAGCTTCTCGACACCGGACCAGCCGGCTTCGGTGGAGCCGGAACCGGCCCAGACGGGTTCCAGGGCGCGGCGCACGGCGGCACCCAGCTCCGCGGCCTCCAGTCCCTGCGTGCCGTAGCCGTCCTGGCAGTCGGTGCAGAAGCACAGCGACATCAGGTACTGCGCCGCGTCCCCCAGTCCGACGCCCGCGATCTTGTCGTGGGCGTGCAGATGGGCGAAGCCGTACCAGCCGCAGGACTCCAGCTCGGTGCCGCTCGTCCCGGGCCGGGCGGCCGCCTCGGCGGCCAGGTCCACCAGATAGGCCCGGACGGCGGGGCGGGCGATGCAGGGCGCCCAGGGGTAGCGGTCGCCGTAGGCGTTGACGACGCTGTGGTGCGGATGCTCGGCGCCCAGGCGGGAGCTGTGCGCGAGGACGACCCAGCT is a genomic window of Streptomyces sp. NBC_01237 containing:
- a CDS encoding MFS transporter translates to MAGSAMGRVLRDRTAGRYLAGVVVSGFGTSAMWLTAGIWVKSLTGSDSLAALTVFAMWAPVLVGPALGAVADRLPDKPLLVRVNVAMAGLLTTLLLVDSAGRIWLVFVVLVLYGVGGVLVDAAEATLIARSVDTRLLGDLNGLRMSAGEGMKLLAPLAGAGLYARFGGGTVAVLDAATFALAALVFARLPVRERVRERAGFRPAKGARWGELAAGARQVRESPTLRPLVYAGSVTMLLAGLNGAATYAYVDDVLGRSPAYAGLLYAVQGAGSVVVGLLAGTLLRRLGERRFAAAGTALFAAAVAARALPYEAVGPVTAAAIGFGLPCVLITAMTAVQRETPDAVLGRTAATANSLMMAPNAVALALGAGLVAVLDTRVLLSLTGAAGLFAAAVLVLGGRGRRYGDRHAGARTGGGG
- a CDS encoding carbohydrate ABC transporter permease; amino-acid sequence: MAQAAAVAKPPKVPRRRSASPRRLPYLLIAPAGLLMLGFIAYPVISVFYYSLQNYNVTKPWRNGFAGFDNFTRIFTEDDQFWTTLGFSAQWVVTQVALQLTLGLALALIVNQSFVGRGISRAMVFSPWAVSGVLTSTIWILLYNSSTGFSRYLADAGIGDYGTSVLSDTGTVFWAATVAELWRGVPFFAILILADLQSVSKELYEAASVDGAGRLRQFFHITLPHLRDAIILSTLLRGVWEFNNVDLLYTLTGGGPAGETTTLPLYVANTGIEGHDFGYASALTTVAFVILLFCSIVYLRLSKFGGDHK
- a CDS encoding dihydrodipicolinate synthase family protein, whose translation is MDLSPLKSALADVVAIPVTPFAEDGTIDTAAHRALLNRLLDGGVRVLTPNGNTGEFYALTPDERRTVTELTVDEAGGRATILVGVGHDVPTAVAAAEHARDTGAEMVMVHQPVHPYVSQDGWADYHRAIAGAVPELGVVPYIRNPLLGGEALADLADSCPNVIGVKYAVPDAARFGAFARDAGLERFVWIAGLAELYAPSYFATGATGFTSGLVNVAPGVSMAMLEALRAGDYAGAMKVWERIRRFEELRADRQSANNVTVVKEALASLGLCRRDVRAPSRVLPRAQRAEVADQVAGWSI
- the araD gene encoding L-arabinonate dehydratase, yielding MSGRIAPEELRSHQWYGTDGLRSFSHRARTRQLGYLPEEHLGKPVVAILNTWSDINPCHVHLRERAQAVKRGVWQAGGFPLEFPVSTLSETFQKPTPMLYRNMLAMETEELLRSYPVDGAVLLGGCDKSTPALLMGAASVDLPTVFVPAGPMLPGHWRDEVLGSGTDMWKYWDDKRAGLIGDCEMAELESGLARSPGHCMTMGTASTLTAAAEALGVTVPGASSIPAVDSGHDRMAARSGLRIVELVWQQRKLSQILTPEAYEDAVATVLALGGSTNAVIHLIAMAGRSGVRLTLDDFDRIARTVPVLANLRPGGKYLMEDFHFAGGLPGFLARLTDVLHLDRPTVAHDTLREQLDGALVHNADVIRDRDDPLAEEGGVAVLRGNLCPDGAVIKHIAAEPGLLRHTGPAVVFDDYREMQRTINDPALALTADHVLVLRNAGPKGGPGMPEYGMLPIPDYLLKQGVRDMVRISDARMSGTSYGACVLHIAPESYVGGPLALVRTGDPITLDVAARRLHLDVSEAELERRRAEWTPPPARYGRGYGALYQDQITQADTGCDFAFLARQGEVPDPYAG
- a CDS encoding GntR family transcriptional regulator, producing MTFAPTPIPSRTQYVLEAIKHAILTAQLRPGQALVETELAAQFGVSKTPVREALKTLAGTGLVVMSQYKGVTVRLVDATMAREVYDVRLLLEPEALRRSITRRASLEAAQEALERADSAEDKAERSLANRDFHRALYLPCGNPLLSRMLDEVRDQAALVSTVAWAAIPTWEREAAEHREILRLALTADAAAAAGALHDHIASFVSRAFPADADGGATA